In Hasllibacter sp. MH4015, the following proteins share a genomic window:
- a CDS encoding MmcQ/YjbR family DNA-binding protein has translation MVNESGGDPIVTWPELRAFALSLDLPKVEDAVSWGNPNLKAHGKLWCWWSPYVDAAIFKGSIEEREMLMQTDPETFLLHDHYAKHGLILVAAGRIDRDWAEARLRRTWAAMAPRKWLAAYEAGQA, from the coding sequence ATGGTTAACGAAAGCGGCGGCGATCCGATCGTAACCTGGCCCGAACTCCGCGCCTTCGCCCTCTCCCTCGACCTGCCGAAGGTCGAGGACGCCGTCTCCTGGGGAAACCCAAACCTCAAGGCCCACGGCAAGCTCTGGTGCTGGTGGTCGCCTTACGTCGATGCCGCGATCTTCAAGGGTTCCATAGAAGAACGTGAGATGCTGATGCAGACCGACCCGGAGACTTTCCTGCTTCACGACCATTACGCCAAACACGGCCTGATCCTCGTGGCCGCGGGCAGGATCGACCGCGACTGGGCCGAGGCGCGCCTACGCCGGACCTGGGCCGCGATGGCGCCCCGCAAGTGGCTTGCGGCCTATGAAGCGGGACAGGCGTAA
- a CDS encoding pseudouridine synthase: protein MLIAFNKPMNVLSQFTSEGGWPALDRFGLPKGVYAAGRLDRDSEGLLLLTDDGGLQARISSPKFKKPKVYFALVEGVPDTQALKKLAQGVRLKDGQTAPCGAEAVPAPDWIWARNPPVRIRKSITDTWLKLTLSEGKNRQVRRMCAAVGCPVIRLVRWSIGPHDLAGLAPGQWREVVGV, encoded by the coding sequence ATGTTGATTGCATTCAATAAACCGATGAATGTGCTGAGCCAATTCACCTCCGAAGGGGGATGGCCCGCCCTTGATCGCTTCGGCCTTCCGAAGGGGGTCTACGCCGCTGGGCGTCTTGACCGCGACAGCGAGGGATTGCTGCTTCTGACCGACGATGGCGGGCTTCAGGCCCGGATTTCGTCACCGAAATTCAAAAAACCCAAGGTCTATTTCGCGCTGGTCGAAGGGGTGCCCGATACCCAGGCTCTTAAAAAACTTGCACAAGGGGTGCGCCTCAAGGATGGGCAAACCGCGCCGTGCGGGGCGGAAGCGGTTCCCGCGCCCGACTGGATCTGGGCGCGTAATCCGCCGGTGCGCATTCGCAAATCCATCACCGATACCTGGCTCAAACTGACCCTCAGCGAGGGCAAGAACCGCCAGGTCCGCCGCATGTGCGCCGCGGTGGGTTGCCCGGTGATCCGGCTCGTGCGCTGGTCCATCGGGCCGCATGATCTGGCGGGCCTTGCCCCCGGACAATGGCGGGAGGTCGTGGGTGTCTGA
- a CDS encoding YdeI/OmpD-associated family protein — translation MSEDEIVTVRTRAQLRKWLKDNHNSRTGNVWLATFKKHHPDYLPWGQAVEELLCWGWVDAQVAALDDDRMKHRIAPRRESSAWSAVNKEIVARMRAEGRMTPAGEAKIAAAEANGMWSFLDDVERLEIPEDLAQALGDAQKIWDAYPRSVKRGTLEWIKTAKTASTRARRIEDVAQSAGAGLRPSIFRR, via the coding sequence GTGTCTGAGGATGAAATCGTGACGGTGCGTACGCGTGCACAATTACGTAAATGGTTGAAAGACAACCACAATTCGAGAACCGGGAACGTTTGGCTCGCCACGTTCAAGAAGCACCACCCCGACTATCTCCCTTGGGGGCAGGCGGTTGAAGAATTGCTCTGCTGGGGCTGGGTCGATGCCCAGGTTGCGGCCCTCGACGACGACCGGATGAAGCATCGCATCGCGCCCCGCCGGGAAAGCTCCGCCTGGTCCGCCGTCAACAAGGAGATCGTGGCGCGGATGCGCGCGGAGGGACGCATGACGCCCGCGGGTGAGGCCAAGATCGCGGCGGCGGAGGCGAACGGAATGTGGTCCTTCCTTGACGACGTGGAGCGGCTGGAAATCCCAGAGGACCTCGCACAAGCCCTTGGTGATGCACAGAAAATTTGGGACGCCTATCCCCGCTCGGTCAAGCGCGGCACGCTGGAATGGATCAAGACGGCGAAAACAGCATCCACGCGTGCGCGCCGGATCGAAGACGTGGCGCAATCCGCTGGCGCGGGCCTGCGCCCGTCGATCTTCCGGCGCTGA
- a CDS encoding pyruvate dehydrogenase complex dihydrolipoamide acetyltransferase — protein MPTEILMPALSPTMEEGTLAKWLVKEGDTVQSGDLLAEIETDKATMEFEAVDEGVIGKILVAEGTEGVKVNTAIALIGEEGEDFSAPASEAPKEDTSSDAAPADASDQTAPAKGYGRGETEASAAPAATQGSDGKRIFASPLARRIAKDKGLDLGQIKGSGPHGRIVKSDVENAQPGAAKADAPTAKADAPKAAASGGGVMPTGPSAEQVLKMYEGREFEEVKLNGMRKTVAARLTEAKQTIPHFYLRRDIHLDALLKFRSQLNKQLDGRGVKLSVNDFVIKACALALQAVPDANAVWAGDRMIKLKPSDVAVAVAVEGGLFTPVLKDSDTKSLSALSSEMKDLAGRARDGKLAPHEYVGGSFAISNLGMFGIENFDAVINPPHGAILAVGAGVKKPVVGEDGELAVATVMSVTLSVDHRVIDGALGAELLAAIKENLENPMVMLA, from the coding sequence ATGCCCACCGAAATCCTCATGCCCGCCCTGTCGCCCACGATGGAGGAAGGCACGCTGGCCAAATGGCTGGTCAAGGAAGGCGATACCGTTCAATCCGGCGATCTTCTGGCCGAGATCGAAACCGACAAGGCCACGATGGAATTCGAGGCGGTCGATGAAGGCGTGATCGGCAAGATCCTCGTCGCGGAAGGTACCGAAGGCGTGAAGGTCAACACCGCCATCGCCCTGATCGGGGAAGAGGGAGAGGATTTCTCCGCCCCTGCCAGCGAGGCACCCAAGGAAGACACCTCCTCCGACGCGGCCCCCGCGGATGCGTCGGATCAGACCGCGCCGGCCAAGGGATATGGCCGTGGTGAGACGGAGGCGAGCGCCGCCCCCGCCGCAACGCAAGGCTCTGACGGTAAACGCATTTTCGCCTCTCCCCTGGCGCGGCGCATTGCGAAGGACAAGGGCCTCGACCTGGGCCAGATCAAAGGCTCCGGCCCCCATGGACGCATCGTGAAATCGGACGTGGAGAACGCGCAGCCCGGCGCGGCCAAGGCCGACGCGCCCACCGCCAAGGCGGACGCACCGAAGGCCGCGGCGTCCGGCGGCGGCGTGATGCCCACAGGTCCAAGCGCCGAGCAGGTCCTCAAGATGTACGAGGGCCGCGAATTCGAAGAGGTCAAGCTGAACGGCATGCGCAAGACGGTTGCTGCCCGCCTGACCGAGGCGAAGCAGACGATCCCGCATTTCTACCTGCGCCGGGATATCCACCTCGATGCGCTCCTGAAATTCCGCTCCCAGCTCAACAAGCAGTTGGACGGTCGGGGCGTGAAGCTTTCGGTGAACGATTTCGTCATCAAGGCCTGTGCGCTGGCATTGCAGGCGGTGCCGGATGCCAATGCCGTCTGGGCGGGCGATCGGATGATCAAGCTGAAACCGTCGGACGTGGCCGTGGCCGTGGCGGTTGAAGGCGGGTTGTTCACACCGGTGCTGAAAGACAGCGACACGAAGAGCTTGTCCGCTTTGTCGAGCGAAATGAAAGACTTGGCGGGTCGCGCGCGGGACGGAAAGCTTGCGCCCCATGAATATGTCGGTGGGTCCTTCGCGATCTCCAATCTTGGAATGTTCGGGATCGAGAATTTCGACGCCGTCATCAATCCGCCCCATGGCGCGATCCTTGCGGTCGGCGCGGGCGTCAAGAAGCCGGTCGTGGGCGAGGATGGCGAATTGGCGGTGGCGACCGTGATGTCGGTCACGCTGTCGGTCGACCACCGCGTGATTGACGGGGCGCTCGGGGCCGAGCTTCTGGCCGCGATCAAGGAAAACCTTGAAAATCCGATGGTTATGCTGGCCTGA
- a CDS encoding pyruvate dehydrogenase complex E1 component subunit beta, which yields MAVEILMPALSPTMEEGTLAKWLVKEGDTVQSGDILAEIETDKATMEFEAVDEGVIGKILVEEGTEGVKVNTPIAIIGEEGEDMSAASASSESAPAPAALEGSEGKADPEPETAATSAPAAPKADTTPDWPDGTAMKTQTVREALRDAMAEEMRRDEGVFVMGEEVAEYNGAYKVTQGMLDEFGSKRVIDTPITEHGFAGIGVGAAFGGLKPIVEFMTFNFAMQAIDHIINSAAKTLYMSGGQMGAPMVFRGPNGAAARVGAQHSQDYAAWYSQIPGLKVVMPYTAADAKGLLKTAIRDPNPIIFLENEILYGRSFEVPDMDDFTIPFGKAKIHREGDDVTIVSFGIGMTYALEAAEKLAEDGINAEVIDLRTLRPLDYDTLLASVMKTNRCVTVEEGFPVCSIGNHLSAYLMQNAFDYLDAPVINCTGKDVPMPYAANLERHALITTDEVVDACKQVTYR from the coding sequence ATGGCTGTAGAAATTCTCATGCCCGCCCTCTCCCCCACGATGGAAGAAGGCACCCTGGCCAAATGGCTGGTCAAGGAAGGCGACACTGTCCAATCCGGCGACATCCTGGCCGAGATCGAAACCGACAAGGCCACGATGGAATTCGAGGCCGTCGACGAAGGCGTGATTGGCAAGATCCTCGTCGAGGAAGGCACCGAAGGGGTGAAGGTCAACACACCCATCGCCATCATCGGCGAAGAGGGGGAGGATATGTCCGCCGCCTCCGCATCCTCCGAAAGCGCCCCGGCCCCTGCCGCGCTGGAAGGCAGCGAGGGCAAGGCCGATCCCGAGCCTGAGACCGCCGCCACCTCCGCACCCGCCGCCCCCAAGGCCGACACGACGCCCGACTGGCCCGACGGCACCGCGATGAAGACCCAGACCGTCCGCGAAGCCCTGCGCGACGCCATGGCCGAGGAGATGCGCCGCGACGAAGGCGTGTTCGTGATGGGGGAAGAGGTCGCCGAATATAATGGCGCCTACAAGGTTACCCAGGGCATGTTGGACGAATTCGGCTCCAAGCGCGTCATCGACACGCCGATCACCGAACACGGCTTCGCCGGGATCGGTGTGGGCGCGGCCTTTGGTGGCCTGAAGCCCATCGTGGAGTTCATGACGTTCAACTTCGCCATGCAAGCCATTGACCACATTATCAATTCGGCGGCCAAGACGCTCTATATGTCCGGCGGCCAGATGGGGGCGCCGATGGTGTTCCGTGGTCCCAATGGCGCAGCCGCCCGTGTGGGCGCGCAGCATTCCCAGGACTACGCCGCGTGGTACAGCCAGATCCCCGGCCTGAAAGTGGTGATGCCCTACACGGCAGCCGACGCCAAGGGCCTGCTGAAAACCGCGATCCGTGACCCCAACCCGATCATCTTCCTTGAGAACGAGATCCTCTATGGCCGCTCTTTCGAGGTGCCGGACATGGACGATTTCACCATCCCGTTCGGCAAGGCGAAGATCCACCGCGAAGGCGACGATGTCACCATCGTCTCCTTCGGGATCGGCATGACTTACGCGCTGGAAGCCGCCGAGAAGCTGGCCGAGGACGGCATCAATGCCGAGGTGATCGACCTGCGCACCCTGCGCCCGCTGGATTACGACACGCTTCTGGCCTCGGTCATGAAGACCAACCGCTGCGTGACGGTGGAGGAAGGCTTCCCCGTCTGCTCCATCGGCAACCACTTGTCGGCCTACCTGATGCAAAACGCCTTCGACTACCTCGATGCGCCGGTCATCAATTGCACCGGCAAGGACGTGCCCATGCCCTATGCGGCCAACCTGGAACGCCACGCGCTCATCACCACCGATGAAGTGGTCGATGCCTGCAAGCAGGTCACGTATCGCTGA
- the pdhA gene encoding pyruvate dehydrogenase (acetyl-transferring) E1 component subunit alpha translates to MAARKSTAKADTKSNVSAEDLKKYYREMLLIRRFEEKAGQLYGMGLIGGFCHLYIGQEAVVVGLEAAAEEGDKRITSYRDHGHMLACGMDPKGVMAELTGREGGYSKGKGGSMHMFSKEKHFYGGHGIVAAQVPIGAGLAFADKYLGNDRVTFTYFGDGAANQGQVYEAYNMAELWNLPCIFVIENNQYAMGTSTKRSTHSPSYWERGAAYGIKGEEVDGMDVLAVKAAGEKAVAVCRAGDGPYILEIKTYRYRGHSMSDPAKYRTREEVQEMREKRDAIEHVRQMLLTGGHATEDDLKAIDKEIKEIVNESAEFAKESPEPALEELWTDIYADEVPQGEAV, encoded by the coding sequence ATGGCTGCACGCAAATCGACCGCCAAAGCAGACACCAAGTCGAACGTATCGGCTGAGGATCTGAAGAAGTATTACCGCGAGATGCTGTTGATCCGGCGGTTCGAGGAGAAAGCCGGCCAACTCTATGGCATGGGCCTGATCGGCGGCTTCTGCCACCTTTATATCGGACAGGAAGCGGTCGTGGTCGGTCTGGAAGCCGCGGCGGAAGAGGGCGACAAACGCATCACCTCCTACCGCGACCACGGCCATATGCTGGCCTGCGGCATGGACCCCAAGGGCGTGATGGCGGAGCTGACGGGCCGCGAGGGCGGCTATTCCAAGGGCAAGGGCGGCTCCATGCACATGTTCTCCAAGGAGAAGCATTTCTACGGTGGCCACGGCATCGTCGCCGCCCAGGTGCCGATTGGCGCGGGCCTGGCGTTTGCCGACAAGTACCTTGGCAACGACCGCGTGACCTTCACCTATTTCGGGGACGGAGCCGCGAACCAGGGACAGGTTTACGAGGCCTACAACATGGCCGAGCTGTGGAACCTGCCCTGCATCTTCGTGATCGAGAACAACCAATACGCCATGGGCACCTCCACCAAACGCTCCACCCACTCGCCCTCCTATTGGGAACGCGGTGCCGCCTACGGCATCAAGGGTGAGGAAGTCGACGGCATGGACGTGCTGGCCGTGAAAGCCGCCGGTGAAAAGGCCGTCGCCGTCTGCCGCGCGGGTGACGGGCCCTACATCCTTGAAATCAAGACCTACCGCTATCGCGGCCATTCCATGTCGGACCCGGCCAAGTACCGCACCCGCGAAGAGGTGCAGGAAATGCGCGAAAAGCGCGATGCCATCGAACATGTGCGCCAGATGCTGCTGACCGGTGGCCACGCGACTGAGGATGACCTCAAGGCCATCGACAAGGAGATCAAGGAAATCGTCAACGAAAGCGCCGAATTCGCCAAGGAAAGCCCGGAACCGGCGCTCGAAGAATTGTGGACCGACATCTATGCCGACGAAGTTCCGCAAGGGGAGGCTGTGTAA
- a CDS encoding septum formation initiator family protein: MWRTLSLTRAIVPGILFVVGFYFTFTAVQGNNGLFQRIQVESERDRLEDELERLEIQVARMEILTRRLSDDYLDLDLLDERVRNVLGYARPDEIILP; encoded by the coding sequence ATGTGGCGTACCCTTTCCCTGACCCGGGCCATCGTGCCGGGCATCCTGTTCGTTGTGGGTTTCTATTTTACCTTCACCGCGGTGCAGGGCAACAATGGGCTGTTCCAGCGCATCCAAGTGGAGTCGGAGCGGGACCGGCTCGAGGATGAGCTGGAGCGGCTGGAAATCCAGGTCGCGCGCATGGAGATTCTGACCCGCCGCCTATCGGACGATTACCTCGACCTCGACCTGCTGGACGAACGGGTGCGCAATGTCCTGGGCTATGCCCGCCCGGATGAGATCATCCTTCCCTGA
- a CDS encoding fructose bisphosphate aldolase, producing the protein MAKAEQIAQMQRGAGFVAALDQSGGSTPKALRLYGVPEETYGSEDQMYDLIHQMRTRIATAPAFTGQKVIGAILFEMTMDRDIAGRPAAHYLWEERRVVPFLKIDKGLEDPAQGVRVMKAIPDLSDTLKRASDNGIFGTKARSVIDAADAQGIAANVAQQFRIGDEVLDNDMVPIIEPEVTISIADKAEAEAILLDTILSELENVPADRQVMLKLTLPESPGHYAPLVAHPRVMRVVALSGGYSRAEANARLAANSGMIASFSRALTEGLAAQQSDAEFNGALGQAIDEIHAASIT; encoded by the coding sequence ATGGCCAAGGCAGAGCAGATCGCACAGATGCAGCGGGGCGCGGGCTTCGTTGCGGCGCTGGACCAATCGGGCGGCTCCACCCCCAAGGCCCTGCGGCTCTACGGCGTCCCGGAGGAGACCTACGGCTCCGAGGATCAGATGTACGACCTCATCCACCAGATGCGGACCCGGATCGCGACCGCGCCTGCCTTCACCGGCCAGAAGGTCATCGGCGCGATCCTGTTCGAGATGACGATGGATCGCGACATCGCCGGACGCCCCGCCGCGCACTACTTGTGGGAAGAACGCCGCGTGGTCCCCTTCCTCAAGATTGACAAGGGGCTGGAAGATCCGGCCCAGGGCGTGCGCGTGATGAAGGCCATCCCCGACCTGTCCGACACGCTGAAACGCGCCTCCGACAATGGGATTTTCGGCACCAAGGCCCGGTCGGTCATCGACGCCGCCGACGCGCAGGGCATCGCCGCGAATGTGGCGCAACAGTTCCGCATTGGCGACGAGGTGCTGGACAACGACATGGTTCCGATCATCGAGCCCGAGGTCACGATCTCCATCGCCGACAAGGCGGAGGCGGAGGCGATCCTGCTCGACACGATCCTTTCGGAATTGGAAAACGTCCCCGCTGACCGGCAGGTGATGCTGAAGCTGACCCTGCCCGAAAGCCCCGGTCACTACGCGCCCCTTGTGGCGCATCCCCGCGTGATGCGGGTTGTGGCGCTGTCGGGCGGCTATTCGCGGGCGGAGGCCAATGCCCGCCTTGCCGCCAATTCCGGCATGATCGCCAGCTTCTCCCGCGCGCTGACCGAAGGGCTGGCCGCGCAGCAATCCGATGCTGAATTCAACGGGGCGCTTGGGCAAGCGATTGACGAAATCCACGCAGCCTCCATCACTTGA
- the pgk gene encoding phosphoglycerate kinase yields MPFNTLDDMDLAGKLVLTRVDINVPVEDGKVTDATRIERIVPTIKDILTKGGTPVMLAHFGRPKGQYVPEMSLRVTLPALEAALGQPVTFIERPDRAALEAARGSVILIENTRFSAMEEANEPKMAQFLASLGDVYCNDAFSAAHRAHASTEGVAKLLPNCAGRLMAEELGALEQALGSPDRPVMALVGGAKVSTKLDLLRNLVEKVDILVIGGGMANTFLAAQGVDVGKSLCEHDLADTAREIAKKAAAQGCEILLPRDVVIAREFKAGAASEVVMAEDVPGDAMILDAGPDSTAHIAQALARAKTLVWNGPLGAFEIEPFDTATVAAARAAAEATRAGNLISVAGGGDTVAALNHAGVADDFTYISTAGGAFLEWMEGKTLPGVAVLMENHAA; encoded by the coding sequence ATGCCCTTCAACACACTCGATGATATGGACCTCGCGGGCAAACTTGTCCTGACCCGCGTGGACATCAACGTGCCGGTCGAAGACGGCAAGGTCACGGACGCGACCCGGATCGAGCGCATCGTGCCCACGATCAAGGACATCCTCACCAAGGGCGGCACCCCGGTCATGCTGGCCCATTTCGGACGGCCCAAGGGGCAATACGTGCCGGAGATGAGCCTGCGCGTGACCCTGCCCGCGTTGGAGGCGGCCCTTGGGCAACCCGTCACCTTCATCGAACGCCCCGACCGCGCGGCGCTGGAGGCCGCGCGCGGCTCGGTGATCCTGATCGAAAACACCCGGTTCTCCGCGATGGAAGAGGCCAACGAGCCGAAGATGGCGCAGTTCCTCGCCTCCCTTGGGGATGTCTATTGCAACGACGCTTTTTCCGCCGCGCACCGCGCCCATGCCTCGACCGAAGGGGTGGCGAAGCTTCTGCCGAATTGCGCCGGGCGCCTGATGGCCGAGGAACTGGGTGCGCTGGAACAGGCGCTTGGATCGCCGGACCGGCCCGTCATGGCCCTGGTCGGCGGGGCGAAGGTCTCCACCAAGCTCGATCTCCTGCGCAATCTCGTCGAAAAGGTCGATATCCTGGTGATCGGGGGCGGCATGGCGAACACCTTCCTCGCCGCGCAGGGTGTGGATGTGGGCAAGTCGCTCTGCGAGCATGACCTGGCAGACACCGCGCGCGAGATTGCAAAGAAGGCGGCCGCGCAGGGTTGCGAGATCCTGCTGCCCCGCGACGTGGTCATCGCGCGAGAGTTCAAGGCCGGTGCCGCGTCGGAGGTCGTGATGGCCGAGGATGTGCCCGGTGACGCGATGATCCTCGATGCCGGGCCCGACAGCACCGCCCATATCGCGCAGGCGCTGGCGCGCGCCAAAACGCTGGTCTGGAACGGCCCGCTTGGCGCGTTCGAGATCGAACCCTTCGACACGGCCACAGTCGCAGCGGCGCGCGCCGCGGCGGAGGCGACGCGGGCCGGCAACCTGATCTCCGTGGCCGGTGGCGGCGACACCGTCGCGGCGCTCAACCACGCGGGCGTGGCGGACGATTTCACCTATATCTCCACCGCGGGCGGCGCGTTCCTGGAATGGATGGAGGGCAAGACCCTGCCCGGCGTTGCGGTCCTCATGGAAAACCACGCCGCCTGA
- the gap gene encoding type I glyceraldehyde-3-phosphate dehydrogenase yields the protein MAVKVAINGFGRIGRNVLRAIIESGRTDIEVVAINDLGPVETNAHLLRYDSVHGRFPATVTTTETTIDVGRGPMEVTAIRNPADLPWGHVDIVLECTGIFTSKEACQAHLENGSSRVLISAPGKDADKTIVFGVNHDTLTSDDIVVSNASCTTNCLSPVAHVLHNEIGIVKGFMTTIHSYTGDQPTLDTMHKDLYRARAAALSMIPTSTGAAKAVGLVLPDLAGKLDGVAIRVPTPNVSVVDLTFEAGKATSIEEVNAAIVAAADGPLKGILGYTDEPLVSSDFNHDPHSSVFHLDQTKVLDGNMVRILTWYDNEWGFSNRMSDTAVAMGKLI from the coding sequence ATGGCCGTCAAAGTCGCCATCAACGGATTTGGTCGCATCGGTCGCAACGTTCTGCGCGCCATCATCGAATCCGGCCGCACCGATATCGAGGTCGTCGCCATCAACGATCTGGGCCCGGTGGAAACCAACGCCCACCTCCTGCGCTACGACAGCGTCCATGGCCGCTTTCCCGCCACGGTGACGACGACCGAGACCACCATCGACGTGGGCCGCGGCCCGATGGAGGTCACGGCAATCCGCAACCCCGCCGACCTGCCCTGGGGCCACGTGGACATCGTGTTGGAATGCACCGGCATCTTCACCTCGAAAGAGGCGTGTCAGGCCCATCTGGAAAACGGCTCCTCCCGCGTCCTGATCTCCGCACCGGGCAAGGATGCCGACAAGACCATTGTTTTCGGCGTCAACCACGACACCCTGACGTCCGACGACATCGTTGTCTCCAACGCGTCGTGCACCACCAACTGCCTCTCGCCGGTGGCCCATGTGCTGCATAACGAGATCGGGATCGTGAAAGGCTTTATGACCACGATCCATTCCTATACCGGCGACCAGCCGACGCTCGACACGATGCACAAGGACCTCTACCGCGCCCGCGCTGCGGCGCTGAGCATGATCCCCACCTCCACCGGGGCCGCGAAAGCCGTGGGCCTCGTCCTGCCGGACCTGGCGGGCAAGCTGGACGGTGTGGCGATCCGTGTGCCCACGCCCAACGTCTCCGTCGTCGACCTGACATTCGAGGCCGGCAAGGCCACCAGCATCGAAGAAGTGAACGCCGCCATCGTCGCCGCCGCCGATGGCCCGCTCAAAGGCATCCTCGGCTACACCGATGAGCCGCTGGTCAGCTCGGATTTCAACCACGACCCCCATTCCTCGGTCTTCCACCTCGACCAGACCAAGGTGCTCGACGGCAACATGGTCCGTATCCTGACCTGGTACGACAACGAATGGGGCTTCTCCAACCGGATGAGCGACACGGCCGTCGCAATGGGCAAGCTGATCTGA
- a CDS encoding cupin domain-containing protein has product MSDTYLITAQEIAAMGGVDKVHFRNPAAKRINKSLGDATGLTGLGIHVIEIAPGDETTEYHVHYHEDEAVYILSGTGTATIGEEDHAIGPGDFIGYRAGGLGHTIVNTGPDTLRILVMGQRLDHDVADYSRQRKRIFRNKGLAYDLVDHDAISNPVLGAKK; this is encoded by the coding sequence ATGTCGGACACCTACCTGATCACAGCCCAGGAGATCGCCGCGATGGGCGGTGTGGACAAGGTCCATTTCCGCAATCCCGCCGCGAAACGGATCAACAAGTCGCTTGGGGACGCCACTGGCCTGACCGGTCTTGGCATCCACGTCATCGAAATCGCACCGGGGGACGAGACGACGGAATACCATGTCCATTATCATGAAGATGAGGCCGTCTATATCCTGTCGGGCACCGGCACGGCGACCATCGGGGAGGAGGATCACGCCATCGGCCCCGGCGATTTCATCGGCTACCGCGCCGGCGGGCTTGGCCATACCATCGTCAATACCGGGCCCGATACGCTGCGCATTCTCGTGATGGGCCAACGGCTCGACCACGATGTCGCCGATTATTCCCGACAGCGAAAGCGCATCTTCCGCAACAAGGGGCTGGCCTATGACCTCGTCGACCACGACGCCATCTCGAACCCGGTCCTGGGAGCCAAGAAATAG
- a CDS encoding 2OG-Fe(II) oxygenase yields the protein MALNDIVDLARHPVDDPAFGAACRERLDRDGVLVLSDFITPDALQEMRREGEAGRARTYFCAQSHSVYLTPEDPRFPPDHPANRQVVSSKGCICDDVIAPNSPLRQLYDAPAFRDFVKRVTGQAEVHPYADPLSSINIHYAERGQELGWHFDNSSFAITLLIQKPEAGSRFEFLRDLRDADAGELNYDGVRALLDGAVAPDVLSMEPGTLVLFRGRNSIHRVSPNESDTTRMLAVLAYNAEPGVALSESARMTFYGRLR from the coding sequence ATGGCTTTGAACGATATCGTCGATCTGGCGCGCCACCCGGTGGACGATCCGGCATTCGGCGCGGCGTGCAGGGAGCGGCTGGATCGCGACGGGGTCCTGGTCCTGTCCGACTTCATCACGCCGGATGCCTTGCAAGAGATGCGGCGCGAGGGGGAGGCGGGGCGCGCGCGGACCTATTTCTGCGCGCAGAGCCATTCCGTCTACCTCACCCCGGAAGATCCGCGCTTTCCCCCGGACCACCCCGCGAACCGGCAGGTCGTATCGTCCAAGGGATGCATTTGCGATGATGTTATCGCGCCGAACTCGCCGCTGAGGCAGCTCTACGATGCGCCCGCCTTCCGGGACTTCGTGAAACGCGTGACGGGGCAGGCGGAGGTGCACCCCTATGCCGATCCGCTGTCTTCGATCAACATCCACTATGCCGAACGCGGGCAGGAGCTTGGGTGGCATTTCGACAATTCGTCCTTCGCGATCACGCTGCTGATCCAGAAACCCGAGGCGGGAAGCCGGTTCGAGTTCCTGCGCGACCTGCGCGATGCCGATGCCGGAGAGCTGAATTATGACGGCGTGCGCGCGCTGCTGGACGGGGCGGTCGCGCCGGACGTGTTGAGCATGGAGCCCGGAACGCTGGTCCTGTTCCGGGGCCGCAACTCGATCCATAGGGTCAGCCCGAATGAGAGCGACACGACGCGAATGCTGGCCGTGCTCGCCTACAACGCCGAACCCGGCGTGGCGCTGTCGGAAAGTGCGCGGATGACGTTCTACGGACGGCTTCGCTAG